A single Nocardioides bizhenqiangii DNA region contains:
- a CDS encoding LysR family transcriptional regulator, with amino-acid sequence MRIEQLEYLAAVTQHGSLRRASERLHLSQPALSESVTKLERELKVTLLDRRRTGARISREGRELLPYMEEVLAAVDRLRAAAGDQRVDARLVRLGTVHAATATLLVPAVRTFQASRPAATVEVLTLQQAQIDEGLAEGTLDLGLVNVLDGDDAPAGLVGTDLLHGRPVAVLPADHPLAALSQVSIEDLRRQRFVMMRAGYLMHRYVHRVFGTELPHACHSTDGAEMGKALVAEGLGVTVLPDYSVVGDPLHRAGLIVTRPIAGDPTLVTLVVRQRTSLPVSLQVRELHAALVARAGEYRAAQAS; translated from the coding sequence ATGCGGATCGAACAGCTCGAGTACCTCGCGGCGGTGACCCAGCACGGGTCACTCCGCCGCGCCAGCGAGAGACTCCATCTCTCCCAGCCGGCCCTGAGCGAGTCGGTGACCAAGCTCGAGCGCGAGCTCAAGGTGACCCTGCTCGACCGGCGCCGGACCGGGGCCCGGATCAGCAGGGAGGGCAGGGAGCTGTTGCCCTACATGGAGGAGGTGCTGGCGGCTGTCGACCGGCTGCGGGCGGCCGCGGGTGACCAGCGCGTCGACGCGCGGTTGGTCCGCCTCGGCACCGTCCACGCCGCGACGGCGACCCTCCTGGTGCCCGCGGTGCGCACGTTCCAGGCCAGCCGGCCGGCGGCGACCGTCGAGGTGCTGACGCTCCAGCAGGCCCAGATCGACGAGGGTCTCGCCGAGGGCACTCTCGACCTGGGCCTGGTCAACGTGCTCGACGGTGACGACGCCCCCGCCGGCCTGGTCGGCACCGACCTCCTGCACGGACGGCCGGTCGCCGTGCTTCCGGCCGATCACCCGCTGGCAGCCCTGTCGCAGGTGTCGATCGAGGACCTGCGCCGCCAGCGGTTCGTGATGATGCGGGCGGGCTACCTGATGCATCGCTACGTGCACCGGGTCTTCGGCACCGAGCTGCCGCACGCGTGCCACAGCACCGACGGCGCGGAGATGGGCAAGGCACTCGTCGCCGAGGGCCTCGGGGTGACCGTGCTCCCGGACTACAGCGTCGTCGGCGACCCGCTGCACCGCGCCGGGCTGATCGTCACCCGGCCGATCGCCGGCGATCCCACCCTGGTGACGCTCGTCGTGCGGCAGCGCACGAGCCTGCCGGTGTCGCTCCAGGTGCGGGAGCTGCACGCCGCGCTGGTGGCGAGGGCGGGGGAGTACCGCGCGGCGCAGGCTTCATGA
- a CDS encoding LTA synthase family protein yields MSTSSVADPPLPAQGDEGEDRAPDAGRPREVGPAVEEPHGPDVVLRRGAGVSLLAAVVLTLVLEVSTLWRGEPRWLLDQFVTGIAFYADTLVVWLLLLFVWSLIGRLWWSIGLLSAVVIPVAAANRVKIILREEPIYPSDIDFLSEPGFLSAFVSPWMVALLVLALAVVVAACVMVGRRLGRRYPRPSLRRLPRRQAVQLGLLRVGVLLVTATLLFQTTKFNEPGNLWRKAYEVRGEHWRYWNQKTNYRSNGFVGGFLYNMPISAMATPPGYDQAAMDQVSARYTAAAERINRTRTGSLDDVNVVLVLSESFTDPTQLDGFELERDPILRTRATMEETTSGTMLAQLYGGGTANMEFETLTGQSIALFRPQMVSPYQMLVADYSSYPSAVGWFKSQGHKAIAIHPFMVGLYKREQVYRTLGFEEFIHDTSMQSQEMIDDNPYIDDAAAFDEVLHQIEDHDDPLMINLVTMQNHIPVEGNYDDPIDVSGVGGDQDDRIGQYARGLEHTDVALADFFHELETSDEKTVVLFYGDHLPGIYDSDVKNANNDGLGLYETPFFVWNSEGNVHRPMPLTSPAFFLPLVYRAADAPVPPYLALLDRMHRRISALQHGRIVTSDGAETPEESLDSRSAQLLEDMRLVQYDFSIGERYAVDELWPGAAE; encoded by the coding sequence GTGTCCACCTCGTCCGTCGCCGACCCGCCGCTGCCGGCACAGGGGGACGAGGGGGAGGATCGCGCGCCCGACGCCGGCCGCCCGCGCGAGGTCGGGCCGGCCGTCGAGGAGCCGCACGGACCGGACGTCGTGCTCCGCCGCGGCGCGGGCGTCTCGCTGCTGGCCGCCGTCGTCCTGACCCTCGTGCTCGAGGTGTCGACGTTGTGGCGGGGTGAACCGCGGTGGCTCCTCGACCAGTTCGTCACCGGCATCGCCTTCTACGCCGACACCCTCGTGGTCTGGCTGCTGCTGCTCTTCGTCTGGTCGCTCATCGGGCGGTTGTGGTGGTCGATCGGCCTGTTGTCGGCGGTCGTGATCCCCGTCGCTGCCGCCAACCGGGTCAAGATCATCCTGCGCGAGGAGCCGATCTACCCCAGCGACATCGACTTCCTCAGCGAGCCTGGGTTCCTCAGCGCGTTCGTCTCACCGTGGATGGTCGCGCTGCTGGTGCTCGCGCTCGCCGTCGTGGTCGCCGCGTGCGTCATGGTCGGTCGCCGGCTGGGCCGTCGTTACCCGCGACCGTCGCTGCGCAGGCTGCCCCGGCGCCAGGCGGTGCAGCTCGGACTGCTCCGCGTCGGCGTACTCCTGGTGACCGCCACGCTGCTCTTCCAGACGACGAAGTTCAACGAGCCGGGCAACCTCTGGCGCAAGGCCTACGAGGTCCGCGGCGAGCACTGGCGCTACTGGAACCAGAAGACCAACTACCGCAGCAACGGCTTCGTCGGCGGCTTCCTCTACAACATGCCGATCTCCGCGATGGCCACGCCCCCGGGCTACGACCAGGCCGCCATGGACCAGGTGTCCGCGCGCTACACCGCCGCGGCGGAGCGCATCAACCGCACCCGCACCGGGAGCCTCGACGACGTCAACGTGGTGCTCGTGCTCAGCGAGTCGTTCACGGATCCCACGCAGCTCGACGGCTTCGAGCTCGAGCGCGACCCGATCCTGCGGACCCGCGCCACGATGGAGGAGACGACGTCGGGCACGATGCTCGCGCAGCTGTACGGCGGCGGCACCGCCAACATGGAGTTCGAGACCCTGACGGGACAGTCGATCGCACTGTTCCGTCCCCAGATGGTCTCGCCCTACCAGATGCTCGTCGCCGACTACTCGAGCTACCCGTCGGCGGTGGGGTGGTTCAAGTCGCAGGGCCACAAGGCGATCGCGATCCACCCGTTCATGGTCGGCCTCTACAAACGTGAGCAGGTCTACCGGACGCTGGGCTTCGAGGAGTTCATCCACGACACGTCGATGCAGTCGCAGGAGATGATCGACGACAACCCCTACATCGACGACGCTGCGGCGTTCGACGAGGTGCTCCACCAGATCGAGGACCACGACGACCCGCTGATGATCAACCTGGTCACCATGCAGAACCACATCCCGGTCGAGGGCAACTACGACGACCCGATCGACGTGAGTGGCGTCGGCGGCGACCAGGACGACCGGATCGGCCAGTACGCGCGGGGTCTCGAGCACACCGATGTCGCGCTGGCCGACTTCTTCCATGAGCTTGAGACGAGCGACGAGAAGACCGTCGTCCTGTTCTACGGCGACCATCTGCCGGGCATCTACGACTCCGACGTGAAGAACGCCAACAACGACGGGCTCGGCCTCTACGAGACGCCGTTCTTCGTGTGGAACAGCGAAGGGAACGTGCACCGTCCGATGCCACTCACCAGCCCGGCGTTCTTCCTCCCGCTGGTCTACCGCGCCGCCGACGCACCGGTGCCGCCTTACCTCGCGCTGCTCGATCGCATGCACCGCCGCATCAGCGCGCTGCAGCACGGACGCATCGTCACCAGCGACGGTGCCGAAACCCCCGAAGAATCGCTGGATTCACGGTCGGCCCAGCTGCTCGAGGACATGCGTCTGGTGCAGTACGACTTCTCGATCGGGGAGCGTTATGCGGTCGACGAGCTGTGGCCCGGCGCCGCCGAATAA
- a CDS encoding HU family DNA-binding protein — MNKSQFIDALAERYDGNRKAASHALDSVLDTITRQVAKGEKVAITGFGSFEKAVRNARWVRNPQTGDRIKTKKKAVPKFTAGADLKNVISGAKKLPAVKKATPPAQKAAAPARAAAKKATATVKAAAKKAAPAKKSTAKKSTAKKAAPAKKSTAKKAPAKKSTAKKAPAKKAPAKKSTAKKAPAKKAPAKKSTAKKAPAKKAPAKKSTAKKSTAKKATSKK; from the coding sequence GTGAACAAGTCACAGTTCATCGATGCACTCGCGGAGCGCTACGACGGGAACCGCAAGGCTGCCTCGCACGCACTCGACTCCGTGCTCGACACGATCACCCGCCAGGTCGCCAAGGGTGAGAAGGTCGCCATCACCGGCTTCGGGTCGTTCGAGAAAGCAGTGCGCAACGCACGTTGGGTGCGCAACCCGCAGACCGGGGACCGGATCAAGACCAAGAAGAAGGCGGTGCCGAAGTTCACCGCCGGCGCCGACCTCAAGAACGTCATCTCCGGCGCGAAGAAGCTCCCGGCCGTGAAGAAGGCGACGCCTCCTGCGCAGAAGGCGGCGGCACCGGCGAGGGCTGCGGCGAAGAAGGCAACGGCCACGGTGAAGGCGGCCGCGAAGAAGGCTGCTCCCGCCAAGAAGTCGACGGCGAAGAAGTCGACGGCGAAGAAGGCTGCTCCCGCCAAGAAGTCGACGGCCAAGAAGGCACCCGCCAAGAAGTCGACGGCCAAGAAGGCGCCTGCGAAGAAGGCACCCGCCAAGAAGTCGACGGCCAAGAAGGCACCTGCGAAGAAGGCACCCGCCAAGAAGTCGACGGCCAAGAAGGCACCTGCGAAGAAGGCACCCGCCAAGAAGTCGACCGCCAAGAAGTCGACGGCGAAGAAGGCAACGTCTAAGAAGTAG
- the cofC gene encoding 2-phospho-L-lactate guanylyltransferase, with protein sequence MVEDAVQHVVVVPVKPPGVGKTRLVGVPAEQRIALASAFAIDTVAACLATEAVAHVLVTTDDARFATTLTALGAEACPDGGSGLNQALVQAAAEAGRRWPGLRPVALCADLPALRAEDLTAALASVTGGPAYVADAAGTGTTLYTASYADFAPRFGAGSAGAHAAAGAVPVRGVLAGLRHDVDDLVSLQAAIALGVGPATRQALDAGGLAIPGNGNEPPSS encoded by the coding sequence GTGGTCGAGGACGCGGTGCAGCACGTCGTCGTGGTCCCCGTGAAGCCGCCGGGGGTCGGCAAGACGCGACTGGTCGGCGTGCCCGCCGAGCAGCGGATCGCGTTGGCGAGCGCCTTCGCGATCGACACCGTCGCCGCCTGTCTCGCCACCGAGGCCGTCGCGCACGTGTTGGTCACCACCGACGACGCGCGGTTCGCCACGACGCTGACCGCGTTGGGCGCCGAGGCGTGCCCCGACGGCGGGAGCGGCCTCAACCAGGCCCTCGTGCAGGCCGCCGCCGAGGCCGGTCGCAGGTGGCCCGGTCTGCGACCGGTCGCGCTCTGCGCCGACCTGCCCGCCCTCCGCGCGGAGGACCTCACGGCAGCTCTGGCGTCCGTCACGGGCGGGCCGGCGTACGTCGCCGATGCCGCAGGCACCGGGACCACCCTCTACACCGCGTCGTACGCCGACTTCGCGCCGCGGTTCGGCGCGGGCTCCGCCGGCGCCCATGCCGCTGCCGGCGCCGTCCCGGTGCGCGGCGTGCTGGCCGGCTTGCGGCACGACGTCGACGACCTGGTCAGCCTCCAGGCCGCGATCGCGCTCGGGGTCGGGCCCGCCACCCGGCAGGCTCTCGATGCGGGCGGCCTCGCGATCCCCGGCAACGGCAACGAGCCGCCCTCGTCGTGA
- a CDS encoding lysophospholipid acyltransferase family protein codes for MKVRKVQEKRNWAIGVAVAIIKPTLLATTKREWANGEKNFPTEGGFVIALNHLSHIDPITSALVVYDHGRIPRYLAKSGLFNNKVLGFFLRSAGQIPVYRETAGAAGAFSAAVAAVRRGQCVIIYPEATITRDPDLWPMRGKSGAARIALETGCPVVPIGQWGAQEILPPYTKKPHVFPRKKIIARIGPPVDLTDLAAKQPRTPEVVNEATDRIMAAITREVEQIRGKEAPDERYDMRIHGDRFKDRKNIA; via the coding sequence GTGAAGGTGCGGAAGGTGCAGGAGAAGCGCAACTGGGCGATCGGCGTCGCCGTCGCGATCATCAAGCCCACCCTGCTGGCCACCACCAAGCGCGAGTGGGCCAACGGCGAGAAGAACTTCCCGACCGAGGGCGGGTTCGTGATCGCGCTCAACCACCTCTCCCACATCGACCCGATCACCTCGGCGCTCGTCGTCTACGACCACGGCCGGATCCCGCGTTACCTGGCGAAGTCGGGGTTGTTCAACAACAAGGTCCTCGGATTCTTCCTGCGGTCGGCCGGACAGATCCCGGTCTACCGGGAGACCGCCGGTGCCGCGGGCGCCTTCTCAGCGGCGGTCGCCGCCGTACGACGCGGCCAGTGCGTGATCATCTACCCCGAAGCGACGATCACCCGCGACCCCGACCTGTGGCCGATGCGCGGCAAGTCCGGCGCGGCCCGGATCGCCCTCGAGACCGGGTGCCCCGTGGTGCCGATCGGCCAGTGGGGAGCGCAGGAGATCCTGCCGCCGTACACGAAGAAGCCGCACGTGTTTCCCCGCAAGAAGATCATCGCCCGCATCGGGCCACCGGTCGACCTGACCGACCTGGCCGCCAAGCAGCCCCGCACCCCGGAGGTCGTCAACGAGGCGACCGACCGGATCATGGCCGCGATCACGCGCGAGGTCGAGCAGATCCGCGGCAAGGAGGCGCCCGACGAGCGCTACGACATGCGCATCCATGGTGACCGCTTCAAGGATCGGAAGAACATCGCATGA
- a CDS encoding NAD(P)H-dependent glycerol-3-phosphate dehydrogenase codes for MSKVAVLGAGSWGTAFSMVLADAGNDVMIWSRREEVAAAITERRENTDYLAGIELPRAVTATADPEQALAGADVVVLAVPSQSLRSNLPAFVPYLEPDAVLVSLMKGIELGTLERMSEVIHEVADVDPGRIAVVSGPNLAKEIARREPAASVVACVDEDVATMLQKRCHSPAFRPYTSVDVLGCELGGAYKNVVALSVGMAVGLGFGDNTTASLITRGLAETARLAMRLGANPLTLMGLAGLGDLVATCSSPLSRNRTFGEKLGLGMTVEEVSASTRQVAEGAKSCSSIRALAEKAGVEAPIAEHVDEVVAGRMSTAGMMEAFISRDTKAEMD; via the coding sequence ATGAGCAAGGTCGCTGTACTGGGTGCTGGTTCGTGGGGCACCGCGTTCTCGATGGTCCTTGCGGACGCGGGCAACGACGTCATGATCTGGTCGCGTCGCGAGGAGGTCGCCGCGGCGATCACCGAGCGGCGGGAGAACACCGACTACCTCGCAGGGATCGAGCTCCCACGCGCCGTCACCGCGACCGCCGACCCCGAGCAGGCACTGGCGGGCGCGGACGTCGTCGTGCTCGCCGTGCCGTCGCAGTCGTTGCGGTCCAACCTCCCGGCCTTCGTGCCCTACCTCGAGCCCGACGCTGTCCTGGTGTCCCTCATGAAGGGCATCGAGCTCGGCACCCTGGAACGGATGAGCGAGGTGATCCACGAGGTCGCCGACGTCGATCCCGGACGGATCGCCGTGGTCAGCGGACCCAACCTGGCCAAGGAGATCGCCCGCCGCGAACCCGCCGCCTCGGTGGTGGCGTGCGTCGACGAGGACGTCGCCACGATGCTGCAGAAGCGCTGCCACTCACCGGCGTTCCGCCCGTACACCAGCGTCGACGTGCTGGGCTGTGAGCTCGGCGGTGCCTACAAGAACGTCGTCGCGCTCAGCGTCGGCATGGCGGTCGGGCTGGGCTTCGGCGACAACACCACCGCGTCGCTGATCACCCGCGGTCTCGCCGAGACCGCCCGGCTGGCGATGCGGCTCGGCGCCAACCCGCTCACCCTGATGGGGCTCGCCGGTCTCGGCGACCTGGTCGCCACCTGCTCGTCGCCGCTGTCGCGCAACCGGACGTTCGGCGAGAAGCTCGGGCTCGGCATGACCGTCGAGGAGGTCTCCGCATCGACCCGGCAGGTCGCCGAGGGCGCGAAGTCCTGCTCCTCGATCCGGGCACTCGCCGAGAAGGCCGGCGTCGAGGCCCCGATCGCCGAGCACGTCGACGAGGTCGTCGCCGGACGGATGAGCACCGCCGGGATGATGGAGGCCTTCATCAGCCGCGACACCAAAGCCGAAATGGACTAG
- a CDS encoding trans-sulfuration enzyme family protein: protein MPPSVDQPADDLRPATITVTAGRPAHAPDAPLNPPITMASTYVATGDLEYGRYGNPTWSAFEDVLGTLEGGRALAFASGMAAATTVLDLVSQGGGVVAPRHSYSGTVMVLADLEARGRLHSRLVDIADTEAVIAAMNDDEDCAVLWIESPTNPALELADIPALAAAAHELGIRVVVDNTFATPLRQQPLSLGADIVVHSATKYLAGHSDVQLGALVVDDDEVFAALKSRRDLVGAIPGPFETWLALRGMRTLHVRLDRAQANAKELARRLGEHPAIEEVRYPGFGAIVAAVVAGGAPAADLLAHDVRLWVHATSLGGVESTLERRRRWKAEAATIPEGLVRLSVGIEDVEDLWADLAQALGSPSVVE, encoded by the coding sequence ATGCCCCCATCCGTTGACCAGCCTGCTGACGACCTGCGGCCCGCGACGATCACGGTGACGGCGGGACGCCCGGCCCACGCGCCCGACGCCCCGCTCAACCCGCCGATCACGATGGCGTCGACGTACGTCGCCACCGGCGACCTCGAGTACGGCCGGTACGGCAACCCGACCTGGTCGGCGTTCGAGGACGTGCTCGGCACCCTCGAGGGAGGGCGGGCCCTCGCCTTCGCGTCCGGGATGGCGGCAGCCACCACCGTGCTCGACCTGGTGAGCCAGGGCGGCGGCGTGGTCGCGCCACGGCACTCCTACAGCGGGACGGTGATGGTGCTGGCAGACCTGGAGGCGCGCGGGCGCCTGCACAGCCGACTGGTCGACATCGCCGACACCGAGGCGGTGATCGCCGCGATGAACGACGACGAGGACTGCGCCGTGCTCTGGATCGAGTCGCCCACCAACCCGGCTCTCGAGCTCGCCGACATACCTGCGCTCGCGGCCGCGGCCCACGAGCTCGGCATCCGGGTGGTCGTGGACAACACGTTCGCCACTCCCCTGCGCCAGCAGCCGCTCTCGCTCGGCGCGGACATCGTGGTCCACTCGGCGACGAAGTACCTCGCCGGTCACAGCGACGTCCAGCTCGGCGCCCTGGTCGTCGACGACGACGAGGTGTTCGCCGCGCTCAAGAGCCGCAGGGACCTGGTCGGCGCGATCCCCGGTCCGTTCGAGACCTGGCTCGCACTTCGTGGCATGCGCACCCTCCACGTGCGCCTCGACCGGGCCCAGGCCAACGCCAAGGAGCTGGCGCGCCGGCTCGGCGAGCACCCGGCGATCGAGGAGGTCCGCTACCCCGGCTTCGGCGCGATCGTGGCGGCGGTCGTCGCCGGCGGGGCGCCGGCTGCCGACCTGCTCGCCCATGACGTACGCCTCTGGGTGCACGCCACGTCGCTCGGCGGTGTCGAGTCGACGCTCGAGCGCCGACGGCGCTGGAAGGCCGAGGCCGCGACCATCCCCGAGGGCCTGGTCCGGCTCTCCGTCGGCATCGAGGACGTCGAGGACCTGTGGGCCGACCTCGCCCAAGCGCTGGGTTCGCCCTCGGTCGTCGAGTAG
- a CDS encoding D-alanine--D-alanine ligase family protein, producing MNEPTGRRTRVAVVFGGRSSEHAISCVTAGSVLRALDRERYDVIPVGIAPDGRWVLEADDPDRHEIKGPDQLPSVDADRSPVTLTRTGSGAGLVVSEPAAPPRELGEVDVVFPLLHGPWGEDGTIQGMLEMAGVRYVGAGVLASAVGMDKAYMKVVLAAAGLPVLPSITVTARDWAGDPEAVRKRVADLGYPAFVKPARGGSSIGIAKAHTADELDTAIEGALRHDPKILVEVAAEGAREVECGVLETLDGGVETTLPAEIRITGDHEFYDFEAKYLPEEATELDVPADLPDETAGELRALAARAFLAVGCEGLARVDFFLMPDGSLVVNELNTMPGFTPLSMFPRMWAATGLDYPALVDRLVTLALQRGTGLR from the coding sequence ATGAACGAGCCCACCGGTCGCCGTACCCGTGTCGCCGTCGTCTTCGGCGGCAGATCCTCAGAGCATGCGATCTCGTGCGTGACCGCCGGCAGCGTGCTCAGAGCCCTGGACCGGGAGCGCTACGACGTGATCCCGGTCGGCATCGCCCCCGACGGCCGCTGGGTGCTCGAGGCGGACGATCCTGACCGGCACGAGATCAAGGGCCCCGACCAGCTGCCGTCCGTCGACGCCGACCGGTCACCGGTCACCCTGACCCGCACCGGCAGCGGCGCCGGACTCGTGGTGAGCGAGCCGGCCGCGCCGCCACGCGAGCTCGGCGAGGTCGACGTGGTCTTCCCGCTCCTCCACGGACCCTGGGGCGAGGACGGCACCATCCAGGGGATGCTCGAGATGGCCGGGGTGCGGTACGTCGGAGCAGGGGTGCTCGCCTCCGCCGTCGGCATGGACAAGGCTTACATGAAGGTCGTGCTCGCCGCCGCCGGGCTGCCGGTGCTGCCCTCAATAACGGTCACCGCGCGGGACTGGGCCGGGGACCCGGAGGCGGTGCGGAAGCGGGTCGCCGACCTCGGCTATCCGGCGTTCGTGAAGCCCGCCCGCGGGGGATCGAGCATCGGCATCGCCAAGGCGCACACCGCCGACGAGCTCGACACCGCGATCGAGGGGGCGCTGCGGCACGACCCGAAGATCCTCGTCGAGGTGGCGGCCGAGGGGGCGCGCGAGGTCGAGTGCGGCGTGCTCGAGACGCTCGACGGCGGGGTCGAGACCACGCTGCCGGCGGAGATCCGGATCACCGGTGACCACGAGTTCTACGACTTCGAGGCCAAGTACCTGCCCGAGGAGGCCACCGAGCTCGACGTCCCGGCGGACCTGCCCGACGAGACCGCCGGAGAGCTGCGGGCGCTGGCGGCGCGAGCGTTCCTCGCGGTCGGGTGCGAAGGCCTCGCGCGGGTCGACTTCTTCCTGATGCCCGACGGGTCGCTGGTCGTCAACGAGCTCAACACGATGCCCGGCTTCACTCCGCTCTCGATGTTCCCCCGGATGTGGGCCGCCACCGGGCTCGACTACCCGGCACTCGTCGACCGGCTGGTGACACTGGCGCTGCAGCGCGGCACCGGCCTCCGATGA
- a CDS encoding SDR family oxidoreductase, with amino-acid sequence MTTGTPAEQPSGLVVITGGSRGIGAATARRAAAEGWDVRITYRTGEDEARRVVEECRGLGSRADAARVDVTEEDDVLELFGSLPADAGPLRGLVNNAGIVAPAGSVVDLEAGRIRRLLEVNVLGAFLCAREAVRRMTDGGSIVNVSSRAAVLGSPGEYVDYAASKAALDALTTGLAQEVAGRGIRVNGVRPGFIDTGIHAPGRLARVAPSVPMGRAGRAEEVAAAICWLLSPQSSFTTGAFLDVSGGR; translated from the coding sequence ATGACGACCGGAACACCCGCGGAGCAGCCGTCCGGGCTGGTGGTCATCACCGGCGGCAGCAGGGGGATCGGTGCGGCCACCGCGCGGCGGGCGGCGGCCGAGGGCTGGGACGTCCGGATCACCTACCGGACCGGGGAGGACGAGGCGCGGCGCGTCGTCGAGGAGTGCCGAGGGCTCGGCAGCCGCGCCGACGCGGCACGGGTCGACGTGACGGAGGAGGACGACGTCCTGGAGCTGTTCGGGTCGCTGCCGGCCGACGCCGGGCCGCTGCGCGGCCTCGTCAACAACGCGGGCATCGTCGCGCCGGCTGGGAGCGTCGTCGACCTGGAGGCCGGCAGGATCCGTCGACTGCTGGAGGTGAACGTGCTCGGGGCCTTCCTGTGCGCCCGCGAGGCCGTGCGACGGATGACCGACGGCGGGTCGATCGTGAACGTCTCGTCGCGGGCGGCGGTGCTCGGCTCACCGGGGGAGTACGTCGACTACGCCGCCTCCAAGGCTGCCCTCGACGCGCTCACGACCGGGCTGGCCCAGGAGGTGGCCGGACGCGGGATCCGAGTCAACGGCGTCCGGCCGGGCTTCATCGATACCGGGATCCACGCGCCCGGCCGGCTCGCGCGGGTCGCGCCGTCGGTCCCGATGGGGCGGGCCGGACGGGCCGAGGAGGTGGCAGCCGCGATCTGCTGGCTGTTGTCTCCGCAGTCGTCGTTCACGACGGGCGCGTTCCTCGACGTCAGTGGCGGGCGCTAG
- a CDS encoding DUF3515 domain-containing protein, whose protein sequence is MIRGYGYLAATGVGIAVLTACGGPVEVDVPDVDAADAAACEAFTDALPDTLADEERVDIEPADAPAAAYGDPPIVVTCGVDSPEGFGPGAQCELVNDVPWYIPSEQYDDLDLDLEITSAWHEPRVQVVMPADLRGDGLEAGIMAVLSPLVDQHLTAVGTCDL, encoded by the coding sequence GTGATCAGGGGTTACGGCTACTTGGCGGCGACCGGCGTCGGCATTGCGGTCCTGACGGCTTGCGGCGGACCGGTCGAGGTCGATGTGCCGGATGTCGACGCGGCGGACGCGGCCGCCTGCGAGGCGTTCACGGACGCGTTGCCGGACACCCTGGCCGACGAGGAGCGCGTCGACATCGAGCCGGCCGATGCCCCGGCGGCGGCCTACGGCGATCCTCCGATCGTCGTGACCTGCGGCGTCGACAGCCCGGAGGGATTCGGTCCGGGCGCCCAGTGCGAGCTGGTCAACGACGTGCCGTGGTACATCCCGTCGGAGCAGTACGACGACCTCGACCTCGACCTGGAGATCACGTCAGCGTGGCACGAGCCACGGGTGCAGGTCGTGATGCCGGCCGATCTCCGGGGCGACGGGCTGGAGGCCGGGATCATGGCGGTGCTCTCGCCGCTCGTCGACCAGCACCTGACCGCGGTCGGCACCTGCGACCTGTGA
- a CDS encoding Lrp/AsnC ligand binding domain-containing protein, protein MVVQAYILIQTDVGKAADVAKAIAEVKGVTLAEDVTGPYDVIVRAEARNVDELGKLVVSKVQNLDGITRTLTCPVVHI, encoded by the coding sequence ATGGTGGTGCAGGCCTACATCTTGATCCAGACCGACGTCGGCAAGGCCGCGGACGTCGCCAAGGCGATCGCCGAGGTCAAGGGCGTCACGCTCGCCGAGGACGTCACCGGTCCGTACGACGTGATCGTTCGCGCCGAGGCCCGCAACGTCGACGAGCTGGGCAAGCTGGTCGTCTCGAAGGTCCAGAACCTCGACGGCATCACCCGCACCCTCACCTGCCCGGTCGTCCACATCTGA